Genomic segment of Arachis hypogaea cultivar Tifrunner chromosome 16, arahy.Tifrunner.gnm2.J5K5, whole genome shotgun sequence:
TTCATActtctttgatttattttttaattcatcaaatatgattaaacaaaacaataaatttataattaatataacataatattggaactaatttaaaacatatataccaTTTAGTTTTAAGTCTTCTTAGAATGTACATAGGCCAGGTGAAACCAGATTCGCGTTGATCCGGACCTGACcctaaataatgaccgggtctatttttgagacccttacccgaccctagacctagtgaaatcacaccaaattaatcTCCAAAGTATTCAGATCCAAACCAGGTCTTCGGACCAAGTCGAGCCATGTAGACCCCTACATGAAACAATAAAATTGAAGTTGTACCTATGAAAAATGGATCCGTacgacaaaattatccaaaccttAAAAATCCAAAATTACCCTTCTTCTAACCCTAATTTTCCTCGTTCCTTGTCCCTCTTTCTATCGTCGTTACAAATCACAActataatttgatttaaaaaaaaatccaaaacaagTATAACTTCTTTTTAGTCATTTCTCCAAGGATCAACAATCAATTGTTTTTCATGTCTTAGTGAACATCacaatcatatatctgaaataggctcaaacaaaataataattgtTGCTGCTAGATCTGTATATGAATTtttcatttatattattataaaaatgaaaaaaaaagattatatttaattatataaaattttaatttttagtctcTTTACCAAATTTTTGGATTCGATCCTATATATaatgaatgatattttaaaaacattatACATTATGTCTCACTTATATGAGCCTTATATATAGTACATTTTTGGAGActttatatatagtatatatagaAGTATAGAAATATGGATATAATTTTATTGAACtttatagaaaaacaaataaatgtAACCAAATTACTTCCTTtgcatatattattatttctttttcagtGATATACTTATTAAATTATTACTCTATGGaataattgggaagagagaatacatgaattaataaaataactaaaaagtgaATTGGTAATACGTTAGTCTCAATGGTAATATAATCTTGCAAAAAAAGTAAATAGTTATTTGTTAACAGACTAAAGAGAGACACTTAACATACATTAACTATTAAGAAAggctaattttatatatatatatatatatatatatatatatatatatatatatatatatatatgctgatCAAGTTTATGTTAGGAAGTTGACGagggaaaatcgattccacacaaaTTTACCGACAAGTATATCAGGTTGTCATTAAGTAACAAAACTTACTTAGAGTGAGATCGATCTCACGAGAActaatggatcaagcaactttagtgaggtgattagtttagttaagctaacagtggtgaattgagtgagaattgatcaacagaaagtaaattgcaagaaatttaaattgtacaaagtaaattgacaaaaacttaaatgacaaaaaaagtaaattgcagtcaCTGTAAAGCCTAAaacctctatttatttattaacgtAGTTTTTTTTATTCACggtattttttaattcaatagattaaaaattaatttcttatagATCTAAACTCTATTTAAAGATTTATTACTAACCAATAAATTACTACATACATCAGTAAGGTTGGAAGTGAGCCGAGTTGAGTCGAGTTAGACCAAACTCAAGCTCGgctcatgaaaattaaatttggctcacggctcgactcattaacaagCGAGCCTATTACGTAAGCTCAAACTCGACTCAACGAAAGCTCACGAGTTGGCTCGAACTCACAAGCTAGCTCAAATAAtaggaacataatctataattctatatcaacaaattataacttatatatattaaaaaatattaaaaaaataaatttaatatattgtctatctatcaattataaattttttatttatactctaaataaaaattatatataaaaaatgactataaaattttgaacaattaacaacattaatatatatgtaaaattatatatatatatatatatatatatatatatatatattaatacgcATATCCTATATGCGTTTtatctatacttttaatattatatatataatcgagccagctcacgagctaatgagctgagcttatccaaactcaagctcgactcatttaatttataagCTCAAATCCAAGCTTAAGATCGGCTCACCAGCTCACGAGTTcagcttatcgagctattaatgAGTCGAGCTCAAACTGGCTCATGAGCtagcttgactcacttccaaccCTATACACAAGACAGGATTCGAACTCTAACACTTACTTAAACGGACGAGTAAACTGACCAATTGACCAACCCAAATTGGTTATTTATTAATGTACTTTATTTTGGGACTCTTTGCTGTTAGGATTGGGCTTATCTGGGCTTTTGCTAAATCAAGCCTGACCCATCTGATAAATATGTGGTCAAAATTTAATTCTATtgtaaataccaaaaaaaaaaatttgaatcctattacactacaaaaaaaggggttaaaacggcggttattTTGGAAAATTACGGCGGTTAGAACCGCCATTATGACCAAAACTGGCGCCTCCAAGAAACGCCGTtattctgggcgccattctggttattacggcggttttcaaaaaaccgccgtaataacctgTGGATAATACGGCGATTTTTTgagggttaaaatggcggtttgtaaCCGCCGTTATTTCCGCATAAAATGGCAGTTTTTGAACACCCGCCGTTTTTACCAGAATATTGTGGCttcatttttgtttaaaatggcggttgaaaaccgccgtttttaccattaCAACTGTCATTTTTACCAGGTTATAATGGCATCTTTTGTGTTTAAAATGGTAGTTTCTAGGCGCCGTTTTTACCAGGTTATAATGGCATCTTTTgtgtttaaaatggcagtttctACGTTTTTACCAGGTTATAATGGCATCTTTTgtgtttaaaatggcagtttctaccagcatataatggcatcatttttatttaaaatgagaGTTTCTAACCGCCGTTTGTACCTAATTATGATGACAATTTAAtgctttttaaaataagattgaaactaccaatttaaagtgatatttttgAAACTCACTTAAAAATCTCATAATAACCAAAAGGCATAGTCATAAATCAAACATCATATGATGATTTTAATTCATACATGATCCAAAAGTCATAATCCAAGTCATAATTGAAATGTCATAATCcaaaaacaaagtatcaaagtAACATTTTTCAATAATACGTCTTAACATATAATTCTTAATATACGTCTTAACATATCAAACAAGGTCATGCTTCCTTGTTGCTTGCTCCATAAGACCTACTTCCTAACTCTTTTGGTGATAGAATCTCACTCTCCTGATCCAATccctacaataaaaatataactattatgAGCACAAGAAATGCAAGAAAAAGGCATATATTGATATACATTTATCATGTCTAATTACATAGCATTGATACAATAAAAATTTGACTCTGTTTTCACACATTTATCATGTCTAATTACATAGCATTGATACATAGCAACTGAGCAAGTCAAGAATTAACAGTTGATAAAAGAACATATACTATCAATTCTGTATCTCACCCATAGTTTTCATTCACATATGCCCAGGGTTTTGATAAAAGAAGAATACATGATTGGAATTGATTCATGGCCCCTCCTAACTAGCTCCTCCCTCAGTCACACTCTTTACAATTGGAAAACTATACTTTGATCAGCACACTGTATACTATACTCAGTTATATAGGTTTCCTGTATCATTAGATATTTTCATTTGGGAAAATTAAATATCATTGAGCGCGTCCTAACCCGAAGGTTTGCTTGGTGTGAAGAGTGAACAAACTTAAGGTTGATGgcaaaattaaaattatgactaaccctgtttatttatttatttgatatagctttatttaaaatatataatttgcaaTTCAGTATTAAAAGGATCTTTTACCCATCTAATGCAGAGCTGGATGAAATGAAGCCAATATCCCATTACTACCAACTACCAAGGTCCCATCTCCTTTTACATAGAAGATAGCAAGCAAGCAACCAATCAAAGTTCGATTAAAACATAATAGTATAGTCTTTCCTCAAAATATTAATGCAAAATACTGTACACACAAGACAAGGTTTACTATCATTCTAGCATAAGCTAGCACTActactaattatattaataatatgaaTCATAAGCAAAATATGAATGTACCTGTGAAACTTGTTGAGTAGGGAACATTCCAGCCAATTGTATTGGAATTTTACCTCCTTCCTTAGAAGCAATATAGGAGACTAGCGCTTGCAATTGCGCTTTAACGGCATCTAACTCTTCTTGCACATTTGAACCACAAGTAGATGATGTGCCAACATCATTTGAAGAACCTAAATTCATTTGACTAATCCTTGTAGTGTTGTTCTTGAAAGCAATTGTTGGAACAACTCCCATACCTAAACCTCGAACACGACCAGGGTGCTCTTTCCCAAAAACTACTCCAAGAGCATCAAGAGGAGAATTAACAGTTGATTCCATCGGTTGTTGGCTACTATGTGCTTCAATCTTCtcctacatatataaaaagaaagagaaagaatcaAAAATAGTATTAtcttataaaaaagaaagaaaaagaaatacaaacaAGTTACTTATTGCACTTTAGTCTTACCGCTATTTCTTTAGCCTTTTCATTAACATAACTTCCATCTATTTTCTTGTGAGTGATGTCCCACATTTGAACCCTACTAACTTCTTTTCCCGTCTCTTCCGtctaaaatttaagaaaattagAAAGACTCGATCAAAAAATAGTAGCTTACTAACTTAGATTAGATATGCAGAAAATTAAGAGATGATGCATGCATTATATTTGAGATAGATTAGATATGCATGCATTAATTGATTACCAATTCAGCCTTTCTTCTTGCAATTGATTTAGCACCTGAAGTATGAGAAATTATTTGTTTTTGTCGAATTTCTTGATTCCTCTTACAAAGTTTCTGCAAGTTAAATTTGGACACAATTAAATAGAGACAAACATGCATTCAactctatataaaataaaatacaagagCAGGCAGCAACAATATCTGCTTCATATAAGGCTTTTTAGTAGGAGAGTAAGTACTTACCTGAGTTTCAGGCTTCAAACGATATTCTACAAATAGAGCCCACTGATCTGGAGCAATATCTTCTGGTGCATTATTTATGATCTCGGTTTTACTCAACCTCGGATCATAAAAATCATTCCAAAGCTTTATCCTATGTTCCCTCCATTTTTTGCCAAGTGATTGCAGCAAAAATCGTTTGGCCAAGTTATCACTCACTTTGAAGCAAAATCGAGCCTTCAATATTATaacaaagaatatatattaacCAGCAAATATAACTAAATAATGGCAAAGAAATAAGCTTTAGAGTTTGAGTAATCTTCTTACTAGGAAAAAAATATtccattgattttcaaaaaagctTGCTGGAATGTCTGACCACTTTTCAAAACTGATTGGAAATGCTACATAATCAGTGGCCAATTGCCCACAAACTCCTGCAAGGAGTCCAGCTGCTTCTCCTATTGCTGCATGATGCTTATCAAAATTGACGACTATGCGCAAACCTTCTGGCAAATTATGCACATCCTTCGCTAATAAATGAAGGCGTGTACTATTTTCATATTCATCTAAAATAGACAAATGAGTATAAATAAATGAGTAAATGAGCgactaaagaataaaataaataaaattcgcTTTACTAATAAAATGGTAAAGTCTTATTTAATTAAAGCCCTAAAATACAGTTTAGTTAATGTTAATCTGCTTTAATTTTTTGGGTATTGCTGCCAGAATTTTGTTCCCTTCCCATTAGAACATTACTCGGAtctgttgcttctttttttttggacAGAAAAATTTCATTAATAATAGGCCTAGCCTTTTACATAGATTTATCATTACAAAGCACTGTTCTATATTAAACCAATAATTTTAAACAATGAAAAACTAACTATACAGCATTAAATCACTTCAGATTATGTAGCATTCTGCACCAGACCACTAATATTCATTAAAGCTGGCACTCCGATCTGTTCTAACATGGATATGATAGTTTTTCTCTGTACACTCCGATCTGTTCTAGCATTCTGCACCAGACCACTAATAATTCATTAAAGCCTTGCTATTCCTTCAGAGCTAATCAAAATCTTTCAAGAAGGTGATAGAGGAGCCTCTTAGACTGAGTAGTTTGCATCTAATTTCGTTATTCTTTTCAGGCTTTTAAGTCCCGTTTTAATACCCAAAAAAAAGCCTTGATGTATGGCGCTACTCCCTAGGTTCAAAAGTAGATCTGAATGATTTTTAATTCTTGTACTACAAGTCTACAAACTTGAGACTTATTCATGGGCATAAAGAAAAGTAGTATCTTTTCAGATTTCTAATGCTATTGATAATAATGTTTGGGTTCATAATGTCTGGGTTCATAAGCTATTATGATAGAACAACATATTAGTTATTATATCCACAAATACTGCTCAATATTAGCAAAAAACTTATCATTTTTCTATTTACCTGCGTaggaaaccaagtaacaaaatcttTATTGACTCTTTTTTCTATCTCTACATTTGAAGGCCTTCTACCCCTTAGATCGTCTTCGTACAAAATCTTTAAAGTCACTGTCAGATATAGAAGTTTAACTCTAACTAAACAACtattttcaagtaaataaaaatgCAAAGTTTAGGCATTTGGCAATAAAAAACATGTACGCAAatccttaagtacttactcaaTGAACGGTTTGACATACGGACAATTTAGAACCACATAGCGATGTGCTTGTTTTTTTTCCATAGGTGACAACTCAAATACTGTGAAAGCTCCCTTAGAGTTACCCATTTGTGAAAAAAGTGAATCAACATGTGTACTGTAATTACCATCCGGACGATCATCAACACGTGGTGGCCTATTAAATCTTGTCTCAATCCCTTCTAAGTACCAAGAGCAAAATGTAAGAGCTTCTTCAGCCACATATCCCTCAGCTATAG
This window contains:
- the LOC112754413 gene encoding uncharacterized protein gives rise to the protein MSNRSLNEYENSTRLHLLAKDVHNLPEGLRIVVNFDKHHAAIGEAAGLLAGVCGQLATDYVAFPISFEKWSDIPASFFENQWNIFFLARFCFKVSDNLAKRFLLQSLGKKWREHRIKLWNDFYDPRLSKTEIINNAPEDIAPDQWALFVEYRLKPETQKLCKRNQEIRQKQIISHTSGAKSIARRKAELTEETGKEVSRVQMWDITHKKIDGSYVNEKAKEIAEKIEAHSSQQPMESTVNSPLDALGVVFGKEHPGRVRGLGMGVVPTIAFKNNTTRISQMNLGSSNDVGTSSTCGSNVQEELDAVKAQLQALVSYIASKEGGKIPIQLAGMFPTQQVSQGLDQESEILSPKELGSRSYGASNKEA